The segment TCAGCCATCCTGCGAAAGCGATATACGCCCCCGCGAGGATTCCCATGAGCATCATCTGGCGGACCGAAAGATTCACCTTGACCTTTGATACCGCGCATGCCGCTTTTGCCAGTTCTGCAGGCGTTTTCATTCTCTTCCCTTCCTCCCGTCGCTGGTTGTGTTTTTGTTGAACGTGTTACGACCGGGAATCCGGAATGTTCGTCCCGGATTCCCGGTAAAACTCATTCCAGTGCTATGATTTTTCCACCCTGACGGCGCTGACTTTGAACCCCGGGGTCTTGGAGACCGGATCTATACGGGACGAGGTCAGGCTGTTGGCCGGCGTCTCGCTGAAATGGAAGGGGAGGAAGACCATCCCCGCCGGAACCCTGTCAGTTACCTTGACAGCACCGGCAACGGATCCCCTTCGGGAAGACACCCTGATCATGTCTCCGTCGGTGCAGCCGAGGGCCCGGGCATCTGCTGGATTGACCTCAATGGCCATTTCCCGGACAAAGTCACCGGTGGAGCTCCGCCGGGTCATGCTTCCGGAGTGGTAATGGTACAGGACACGGCCGGTGGTGGCGAGGAACGGATATTCCTCGTCGGGCCACTCATGGGGAGCCTGCCATTCGCAGGGCGAGAAGTCCGCCTTGCCTCTCGGGAAACCGGTAGTATAGAGAACCGCCGTACCGGGATGGTCGCATGCGGGGCAAGGCCAGCTGAGCGGGCCGCCTTCAAGGCGTCCGTAGGAAATGCCGGCGTAGCTGGGCGTGATCTTTGTGATGGCTTCGAAGATGGTCTCGGGGGACGTCATATCGCTCCACGGAGCTCCCATCCGCTTGCCCACGGCCAGAAGAATTTCCCAGTCGGGCCGGGCCTCTCCCGGAGAATCCACAGCTTTCCGCACCCTCTGGACTGCCCTGCAGGTGTTGGTGAAGGTTCCGTCCTTCTCCCCCCAGCTGGAGGCAGGAAGCACCACGTGGGCCAGTTCTGCGGTTTCGGTGAGGAAAATATCCTGGACAACAAGGAAATCAAGATTCTTCAGGGCATGCCGGACATGCTCCGAGTCCGGTTCCGTTACCATGGAGTTTTCTCCCATGATGTACAGGCCTTTGATCTTGCCTTTTCCGGCTGCCTCCATCATCTCGACCACGGAAAGACCGGGAGTTTCGGGGATATCGACGCCCCAGACATCCTTCGCCTTTTGTCTTGTCGCAGGAAGGGCGACCTTCTGGTATCCGGGGATAACTTCGGGAAGACAGCCCATGTCGCAGGCTCCCTGGACGTTGTTCTGACCCCTGAGAGGGTTCACTCCCGTGCCGGGACGGCCGAGCATTCCGCAGAGAAGGGCGAGGTTTGCCACGGACCGGACATTGTTCGTTCCCGTCACGTGCTGGGTGATTCCCATGGTGTAGAAAATGGCGGAATTGGGCCCCCTGGCGTATGCCCGTGCAGCATCCTCGATGAGTTCAGGAGCGACGCCGGTGATTTCGGAGACGTAATCCGGCGTATACCGGGCCACGGTCTCCCGGAGCTTCTCGAAATTGTTCACGTTCTTTTCGACGAATTCCGCGGCATGGAGGTTCTCCCGGATGATCACATGCATCAGTCCGTTGAGGAGGGCCACATCCGAACCGCTCTTCTGCCGGATATACACGTCGGCGTATTTCGCCATTTCGATCTTCCGGGGATCGCACACGATAAGGGTGCATTTCCCCTTCCGTTTCTGCTCCTTGATGAAGGAACCGATGACAGGATGGTTTTCTGTGGTGTTCGAGCCGATGATGAGAATGGTGTCGGCCGACTTGATGGATTCGAAGTCATTGGTCATTGCGCCGCTTCCGAGGGTCTCGCCGAGACCCGCAACTGTGGCGCTGTGTCACAGATGGGCACAATGGTCGACGTTATTGGTGCCCATCACCTCCCTTGCAAGGCGCTGCATGAGATAGTTCTCTTCGTTGGTGCAGCGGGCCGACGAGAAGAAGCCGAGAGCGTCTCCTCCGTGCTCCTGCCTGATGCTGCCGAGCTTCTCCGCCACCAGGGAGAGAGCCTCGTCCCAGGACGCCTTCCTGAAAGTGTCCCCTTCGCGGATAAGCGGTGTCGTAAGCCTGTCCTCACTGTTGACGAACTGCCAGGCAAATCGTCCCTTGACGCAGGACCTGCCCTTGTTCAGGGCCGTGGGGCTCGAGTAGTTGGTTGTAACGTTGGCGATTTTTCCGGTCTTCCTGTTGACGTTGATTTCCACTTCACAGCCGACGCCGCAGTAGGAGCAGACGGTCTTCACCTTTTCGATGTCCCAGGGCCGTCCCATGCCGAGAGATGTCTTCTCGGAGAGGGCGCCGACCGGGCAGACCTGTACGCACTGGCCGCAGAAGACGCAGTCGGAATCTTCGATGGGAGATCCCACCGGAGGCTGGATGGATGTCTTGATTCCCCGTCCCTGGAAGTCGATGGCGTGATACTGGGCATGCTCTTCGCAGGCCCGCACGCACCGCCCGCAGAGTATGCACTTGTTGAGGTCCCTCACGTAGAAGGGGTTGGCATCCTCATAGACATGGGCGGTGTTCGTGTCGCCGGGGTCGGCGTAACGGGATTCCTTGATGCCAAGTTCATAGGCCACGTCCTGCAGTTCGCACTTTCCGTTGCTCGGGCAGGAGAAGCAGTCCAGGGGATGGCGTACAAGAATGAGCTCGAGCACCGCTTTCCGGGCCTCGATAACCTTCGGGGTATTTGTGAAAACCACCATGCCCGGCGTAAGGGGTGTAGTACAGGCAGGAAGAAGCTTCGGGTTCTTCTCCGCTTCGACGAGACAGATCCTGCATGCACCGAAGGGGGAAACCGCAGGATGGTCGCAAAGGGTGGGTATATGGATACCGTTCGCCTTCGCCGCCTGCAGGATGGTCATCCCGGGTTCGGCACTTATCTCTTTGCCGTTGATGATCGCTTGTATGGCGTCCATTTTCAGATCATCTCCTTCTTGCTTAACCTTTGGAAATAGCGCCGACGGGGCAGTTGGCCATGCAGGCGCCGCACTTGATGCATTTTTCCTGGTCAATGAGGTGGGGCTCCTTCACTTTGCCGGAAATGCAGTTCACCGGGCAGTTCCGGGCGCACTTGGTGCAGCCGATGCACTTCTCCGGGGCGATGGTGTAGCGAAGAAGGTTCTGGCAGGCTCCGGCGGGGCACCTTTTTTCGTTGATGTGGGCCTCGTACTCGTCCCGGAAGTACTTCAGCGTAGTCAGCACCGGGTTGGGAGCAGTGCCGCCAAGGGCGCACAGGGACGTGGCCTTGATCTGCTCGCCGAGGTACTGCAGGGTGTCGAGGTCTTCCGGTTTCCCGTTGCCTTCGGTGATCCTGGTAAGAATATCGAGCATCTTCTTGGTTCCTTCCCGGCAGGGAACGCACTTTCCGCAGGATTCCCTCTGGGTGAACTCAAGGAAGAATTTCGCCGTATCCACCATGCAGTTCGCTTCGTCGAGGACGACAAGACCGCCGGAGCCCATGATGGCTCCCGC is part of the Aminivibrio pyruvatiphilus genome and harbors:
- the fdhF gene encoding formate dehydrogenase subunit alpha, which gives rise to MDAIQAIINGKEISAEPGMTILQAAKANGIHIPTLCDHPAVSPFGACRICLVEAEKNPKLLPACTTPLTPGMVVFTNTPKVIEARKAVLELILVRHPLDCFSCPSNGKCELQDVAYELGIKESRYADPGDTNTAHVYEDANPFYVRDLNKCILCGRCVRACEEHAQYHAIDFQGRGIKTSIQPPVGSPIEDSDCVFCGQCVQVCPVGALSEKTSLGMGRPWDIEKVKTVCSYCGVGCEVEINVNRKTGKIANVTTNYSSPTALNKGRSCVKGRFAWQFVNSEDRLTTPLIREGDTFRKASWDEALSLVAEKLGSIRQEHGGDALGFFSSARCTNEENYLMQRLAREVMGTNNVDHCAHLUHSATVAGLGETLGSGAMTNDFESIKSADTILIIGSNTTENHPVIGSFIKEQKRKGKCTLIVCDPRKIEMAKYADVYIRQKSGSDVALLNGLMHVIIRENLHAAEFVEKNVNNFEKLRETVARYTPDYVSEITGVAPELIEDAARAYARGPNSAIFYTMGITQHVTGTNNVRSVANLALLCGMLGRPGTGVNPLRGQNNVQGACDMGCLPEVIPGYQKVALPATRQKAKDVWGVDIPETPGLSVVEMMEAAGKGKIKGLYIMGENSMVTEPDSEHVRHALKNLDFLVVQDIFLTETAELAHVVLPASSWGEKDGTFTNTCRAVQRVRKAVDSPGEARPDWEILLAVGKRMGAPWSDMTSPETIFEAITKITPSYAGISYGRLEGGPLSWPCPACDHPGTAVLYTTGFPRGKADFSPCEWQAPHEWPDEEYPFLATTGRVLYHYHSGSMTRRSSTGDFVREMAIEVNPADARALGCTDGDMIRVSSRRGSVAGAVKVTDRVPAGMVFLPFHFSETPANSLTSSRIDPVSKTPGFKVSAVRVEKS